In Bacteroidales bacterium, the genomic window CTCTCCGCCCGAAGTCCGTCCGTTAACAGCGCCAGATTCACCTGCACCTCTCCCCTTCTCTCACTGGCCTTCTCCAGCTGCTCCATCTGGTCCTCAAAAATGGCCTTGGAATCATACAGAAGACGTCCGATCAGGGTCGATTTTCCATCATCCACACTTCCTGCCGTGGTAAAGCGCAGCAGTTCCATATCCAGATAACCTGGTGCGGGATTCTCTCTGTTGCTCATTTTTCCTTTTTCTTTTTTACTTATAAACTAAAAATAGCCCTCTTTCTTCCGGTCTTCCATGGCGGCTTCGGAGCGCTTGTCATCGTAACGACCTCCGCGTTCGGTGGAGCGGGCCGCTGCCACTTCCTGGATGATATCCTCCAGGGTATTGGCCATGGAGAGGGTCAGACCGGTGCAGCTGATATCGCCAATAGTACGGCAACGCACATCTTTCAACTCATAAGATTCATGCTCCTTCAGTTGCATAAAAGGAGCCTTGGCCAGCCATGTACCGTCACGATTAAATACCTCCCTCTTATGCGTATAGTAGAGCTTTGGAATGGGGATCTCTTCCAGGTAGATATACTGCCAGACATCCATTTCGGTCCAGTTGCTCAAAGGAAACACACGGAAGTGCTCTCCCATATGTTTTTTACCGTTAAAGATATTCCAGAGTTCCGGACGCTGGTTCTTGGGATCCCACTGTCCGAAATCATCCCGGTGAGAGAAGAAGCGCTCCTTGGCCCTGGCCTTCTCCTCGTCGCGCCGCCCGCCACCCAGTGCCGCATCAAACTTAAACTCCTCAATGGCATCCAGCAGAGTCACTGTCTGAAGGACATTGCGGCTGGCATTGACACCGGTCTCCTCCACCACTTTTCCCGCATCGATGGAGTCCTGTACCAGGCGTACAATCACACGTCCGCCCGTCTCCTCCATCAGGCGGTCCCGGAATTCCAGGGTTTCGGGAAAATTATGCCCGGTATCGATATGCAGGCAGGGAAATGGAACCACCTGGGGCCAGAATGCTTTCCGGGCCAGGTGGTACATGACGATGGAGTCTTTTCCTCCGGAAAACAGCAAAGTCGGTTTTTCAAACTGCGCTCCAACCTCCCGGATCACATAAATCGCCTCTGCTTCTAACTCACGCAGGTGGGTAATGGAATAATTACTCATAAGAAGACCAGTTTCAGGAAAAAATTTGATGTGCAAAGATAATAAAAAAAAAAGAGTGCCTCTTACGAGACACTCTTCAGAGTTAATATCAGGTTGTGATATTAGAAAGAAGCTGCAGGTGTAGCTGTACCATCAGCAACATCCCAGAACAAGCGCGTGCGCACGTCGTCACCTCCAATGGCAGAAGCAGCGGCGTCGTAATTATCACCGTTCAGGTCAGGCTCATTGTATGGGAATGGCATACGGAATGGAATGTCTGAATAAGTCATATCCTCCGGCGGAACCAGTACGGGCCAGTCAAAAGTACGCCATACACAGTAACCTTCGTTCCCCCTGTTATACAGGGCAAGCCATTTCTGTGTACCTATCAGCTCCTTGTCACGGGCAGCATCCCAGGACACATCCGGATGATTCAGATAACTGCCGGGCATGGTCACACCCCAGAAGTCATGGCTTTCGGCAATACCGGCTTCATAATGCTCCTGAGCAGTTCCCGGTGTACCTGTGAAACCGCGGGCGGCAGCTTCAGCAAGCATAAACTCCACTTCGGCATTACAGGCAAAGGTAGCCGGAAAATCAGGCGCAAACATCTCATCGCTGTAGTGACTGTAGGATGGATAGCTTTCGTTGCTCACCAGTCCATAATCCAGACCCCTGTATGCCAATTTCTCCACACCTACTTCGGTGGAAGTATCCACCTGGGTGAAGAATGCAGGCAGCCGGGCATCATCCAGGTCCACCATCATGTCGATAATAGTGGCTGAAGGAGCATAGTCGTTCCTGTTGGCCACAATAAACATGTTGTAAATAGTGTTTACATGAGGGGTTACACCCACCCAGGGAAGCTGCATGGACTCGCCGGGTTCCAGTAAACCAGCCGCAAGAGCTTCGCTCAAATAGGATTGAGCAGCACTGGGATTCACGTCAGCAAGCCGCATCCCCAAACGCAGTTTAATGGTAGCGGCAGCCTTCTTCCACATGTCCACATCACCGGCGAATACCAGATCCTCAACTCCCCAGCTACCGTCTGAAGCACCGGCAGCCAGAGTAGAAATATCGGCGGTCAGGCGGGCCTGCAGATCCTCATAAATGGTGGCAGCATCATCGTAGGCAGGTGTTTTGCCGTCAAACCCGCCCAGGGCCTCGGTATAAGGCACATCTCCGAAGAAATCCACCAGGTTGTGATACACCATCACTTCCACGATGTCCACAATGGCCATTCTGTTGGCATTCATCCGGTTAAAGGATTCACTACCGGAAAGATCCTGAATGAGCAGTTTAACCTCTCTCAGGTCCTGCAATACCAGGTATGAAGTATTCCAGTATCCATCAGGGATCTGGCGGTCAGAGAATTGATAGCGGCTGGGATCGGTATACTGCATCTGAGATGAATACTGGCACAGAAAACGGCTAACGTTTACGTTCTGGCTCATATTATCGATCAGATTCAGGGCATCCCTGAGTGCGTTGGTCAGAACAGTTTCTGCCGGCACATCGGTTGCGGCTTTCGGATTCTTGTTGTCCGGAAGCTCGCAGGATGATACCAGTACCCCAAGTACCAGTATCAAGAGATATATATTCTTCATTTTCATAATTATTCAATTTAAATATATAACAGTTAGAAATTGAGCTTCACGTTCACACCAATAGTCTTCACGGACGGGTAGGCGCCCTGCTCAATACCCTGTCCGTTCCCTGAAGTAAGAATTACTTCCGGATCGAAGTGCTCCACATTCTTGCTGATGATCCAGAGATTGCGGCCAACCAGGGAAACATCAACCCCGCGGATGAAGGAATCACCCAGTAATGAGACAGGAAGTGAATAAGAGAGTGATAATTCACGAAGCTTCACATAGGATGCATCGAATACATAACGTGCAGTTGGTGAATTATTGTAATACCAGAAACGGCCCCACCGGTAGGCATCCACATATACATCGTTGGGGGTTCCATCTTCAAAGACGGCATCTTCGAAGATCATCCCACCACCTTCGGAAACCGGGTCACGTTTGGGATTCCCCTTGGGGTTATTCCCGGCGGTCTCTTCATATACACCAGTGGCCTGTCCATACTTGGTATTAATGGAATAAATATCACCACCCTGCTGGATGTCAATCAGGGCATAAAGGGACAGTCCTTTCCAGGAAAGCCTGTTACCTATACCCATGTTCCAGTCGGGCTGAATATTTCCAAGAATAGCCAGCGGATCATCGCCTACCATCAGGTAGCCATTGTCCTGAACAGTGATCTTCTTATCGGTCCAGACATAGTCGGTACCTCTAATGGTTCCGTAAGGCTGACCTTCGACAGCATTAATCTTTACATCCCAGGCCGACATCAGCTGGAGGCTTTTAACCCCTTCAGCCAGAGAAATAACCGTATTCTCATTGGTAAACCAGTTCACATCCAGGTTCCAGCTGAAATCATTGGTTTTCACCGGCACCAGGTGCAGGGCTACTTCAATCCCTTTATTCTCCATTTCTCCTCCATTCACATACATTTCGCTGTAACCAGAAGCCCGGGATACAGGCACGGAGAAGATCTGGTCAAAGGAGTTGGTCCTATATACAGCCAGGTCCAGTCCGAACCTGCTCTCAAAGAAGTAAGCCTCCAGACCTGCTTCAATAGAATTGGTAAATTCGGGCCTCAGGTTGGGATTCTGAAGGATATTGGCCACGGAGAACAGCGCCAGGTTGCCCCAGTTGGTTCCCTGATCATAAGTGGAAATAGTCCTGTATACCCCTGTGGCGGCACCAACTTTTGCATAGTTCACCCTTAGTTTCAGGTAGTTCATCCAGGCCAGGTCCTGCAGTCCGCCCAATTCGTGGAGGAGCAGGGTACCGGCAACGGAAGGGTAGAAATAGGTATCGTCTGCATCAGGATTGAGACTCTTCAGTGTCGAAGACTGGTCCATCCTGGCAGTACCTTCCACATAGGCAAATCCGCCATAGCCCACAGAAAGGTTTCCGTAGAGACTCTGCTCACCCAGGATGCCCAGATATTCAGAAACGTCCATGGGGGAAATTGAGTTGGAAACGGTATAGAGCTCAGGCACAACCAGCCCACCCACAGTGGTTCCGGTGATACGCTGCTGCTGACGATGCCTGTAGTTGGCACCAACCAGACCATTCAGTGAAACTTCTCCGAGAGTCTTGTTGAATTTCAACATCAGGTCGGTATTGGATTCAATCAGGTTGCGCTGACGTGTTGTAAAATCAGAAGTGGCTGTACTACCAATGGCCGTACGCTCATTCTGCACGTCATGATAAGTATCAATGGAACTCCTGATGGTAAGGGTCAGCCAGTCGGTAAACTTATAATCAGCGTTTACATACCCCAGTACGCGATCCCGGTAGTCATCGTTGTAGTTCTTATAACGCACCCAGTACGGATTGTCGAAAAAGATCGGAGAGAGATATTGGGGCATCCAGTAGCTGTAGTTCCAGGTCCTGTGCAGCCCTGTGGGAGACTCATACTCCTTCAGCCTGCTGAAGTCAACGTTGGTCTGGAACCACTGTCCGAAGGACTGCATGACATTTACTCCATCATAACCCGTACCCATACGACCGGTGGTCTTCTGGTGGTTATAAGTAACGTTGGCGCTGACGCTCAGCTTAGGCGTAAAGTTGTAACTTCCGGAGAAGTTTACGGTATTCTTATTCAACTCACTGTTCGGCAGAATCCCGTTCTCATCATAATTGGTATAGGATAGGCGAAAGCGTCCGTCTTTGTTTCCACCGTCAAAAGCAACGGTATTTACCCACTTGGTATTGGTTTCAAAGAAAGAAGGCATACGGTTTTCCTCGACAGGGGGCATCCATGGCCTTTTCTCGCCGTAATTGTCGGCAGCTGGATCCAGGGCGTCCCAGTGAACCACCATCAGGTTGGGATCAAATTTGGCACCCCAGGAAGCATCCTCCGAAGTAGGAGTAATCAGGTCGTTTGTTCCATCACCATCCACATCTCCGTAAAAGAAGTTGCCGGTTGGATCTTCGTAAAAAGGACCATAACCACCACCATATTCAAACTGCTGCTGAGGAAGAGTCGACTTGTCGATCGTACCCACCATGAAGTTGGAGCTGACAGAAACCCCGATTCCCTGACGGGTTTTCCCTTTCTTGGTCGTAACCAGAATCACTCCGTTTGCAGCACGTGAACCGTACAGTGCAGAAGCGGCGGCACCTTTCAATACAGAGATGGTCTCAATATCGTTAGGGTTCAGGTCCTGGGCCACATTACCATAGTCATAACCACCCCACCCGTCTCCACCGGTGGCGTAGTTGCTGTTGTCCACAGGAACGCCGTCGATGACATAGAGGGGCTGGTTGTCTCCGGTAATGGAAGTACTACCACGAATCAGGACATTCGAAGATCCACCCATGGTATTAGGCATCTTGATTTGTACGCCCGATACCTTACCGGATAGTGAGGATGCAAAGTTGGACTGAGCCGTTCCGCTCACTGCATCACCGTCCACTTCCTGAACCGAATAACCGAGTGATTTCTTTTCCCTGGAAACACCCAGGGCCGTAACCACTACCTCATCCAGTTCTGTGGAGGTAGACTCGAGAACTACATCAAGGGTAGTCTGACCATCCAGCACAATCTCCTGGGTAAGCATACCCACAAAGCTGAACATCAGCGTGGCTGATGCATCGGGGACGGTAATTGAGTAATTCCCTTCAAAGTCTGTTACTGCACCAATTGTGGTACCTCGTACCACAACAGATACACCGGGCAGGGCAGCACCGTCCTCGGCACTGGTCACATTACCCGAAACTTGCACACCCTGTGCCTGCAAAAGGTTGAAACCTGCAAACAACAGAAGTGACAATACGAAAACAAATCTTTTCATAGATTAAAGTTTTAGGTTTAATAAGTAATTAGCAAAGACTCTATACAGAGCCAAATCTAAAAAAAAAATATGAAACACAAA contains:
- the cysD gene encoding sulfate adenylyltransferase subunit CysD → MSNYSITHLRELEAEAIYVIREVGAQFEKPTLLFSGGKDSIVMYHLARKAFWPQVVPFPCLHIDTGHNFPETLEFRDRLMEETGGRVIVRLVQDSIDAGKVVEETGVNASRNVLQTVTLLDAIEEFKFDAALGGGRRDEEKARAKERFFSHRDDFGQWDPKNQRPELWNIFNGKKHMGEHFRVFPLSNWTEMDVWQYIYLEEIPIPKLYYTHKREVFNRDGTWLAKAPFMQLKEHESYELKDVRCRTIGDISCTGLTLSMANTLEDIIQEVAAARSTERGGRYDDKRSEAAMEDRKKEGYF
- a CDS encoding SusD/RagB family nutrient-binding outer membrane lipoprotein — encoded protein: MKMKNIYLLILVLGVLVSSCELPDNKNPKAATDVPAETVLTNALRDALNLIDNMSQNVNVSRFLCQYSSQMQYTDPSRYQFSDRQIPDGYWNTSYLVLQDLREVKLLIQDLSGSESFNRMNANRMAIVDIVEVMVYHNLVDFFGDVPYTEALGGFDGKTPAYDDAATIYEDLQARLTADISTLAAGASDGSWGVEDLVFAGDVDMWKKAAATIKLRLGMRLADVNPSAAQSYLSEALAAGLLEPGESMQLPWVGVTPHVNTIYNMFIVANRNDYAPSATIIDMMVDLDDARLPAFFTQVDTSTEVGVEKLAYRGLDYGLVSNESYPSYSHYSDEMFAPDFPATFACNAEVEFMLAEAAARGFTGTPGTAQEHYEAGIAESHDFWGVTMPGSYLNHPDVSWDAARDKELIGTQKWLALYNRGNEGYCVWRTFDWPVLVPPEDMTYSDIPFRMPFPYNEPDLNGDNYDAAASAIGGDDVRTRLFWDVADGTATPAASF
- a CDS encoding SusC/RagA family TonB-linked outer membrane protein — encoded protein: MKRFVFVLSLLLFAGFNLLQAQGVQVSGNVTSAEDGAALPGVSVVVRGTTIGAVTDFEGNYSITVPDASATLMFSFVGMLTQEIVLDGQTTLDVVLESTSTELDEVVVTALGVSREKKSLGYSVQEVDGDAVSGTAQSNFASSLSGKVSGVQIKMPNTMGGSSNVLIRGSTSITGDNQPLYVIDGVPVDNSNYATGGDGWGGYDYGNVAQDLNPNDIETISVLKGAAASALYGSRAANGVILVTTKKGKTRQGIGVSVSSNFMVGTIDKSTLPQQQFEYGGGYGPFYEDPTGNFFYGDVDGDGTNDLITPTSEDASWGAKFDPNLMVVHWDALDPAADNYGEKRPWMPPVEENRMPSFFETNTKWVNTVAFDGGNKDGRFRLSYTNYDENGILPNSELNKNTVNFSGSYNFTPKLSVSANVTYNHQKTTGRMGTGYDGVNVMQSFGQWFQTNVDFSRLKEYESPTGLHRTWNYSYWMPQYLSPIFFDNPYWVRYKNYNDDYRDRVLGYVNADYKFTDWLTLTIRSSIDTYHDVQNERTAIGSTATSDFTTRQRNLIESNTDLMLKFNKTLGEVSLNGLVGANYRHRQQQRITGTTVGGLVVPELYTVSNSISPMDVSEYLGILGEQSLYGNLSVGYGGFAYVEGTARMDQSSTLKSLNPDADDTYFYPSVAGTLLLHELGGLQDLAWMNYLKLRVNYAKVGAATGVYRTISTYDQGTNWGNLALFSVANILQNPNLRPEFTNSIEAGLEAYFFESRFGLDLAVYRTNSFDQIFSVPVSRASGYSEMYVNGGEMENKGIEVALHLVPVKTNDFSWNLDVNWFTNENTVISLAEGVKSLQLMSAWDVKINAVEGQPYGTIRGTDYVWTDKKITVQDNGYLMVGDDPLAILGNIQPDWNMGIGNRLSWKGLSLYALIDIQQGGDIYSINTKYGQATGVYEETAGNNPKGNPKRDPVSEGGGMIFEDAVFEDGTPNDVYVDAYRWGRFWYYNNSPTARYVFDASYVKLRELSLSYSLPVSLLGDSFIRGVDVSLVGRNLWIISKNVEHFDPEVILTSGNGQGIEQGAYPSVKTIGVNVKLNF